Part of the Colius striatus isolate bColStr4 chromosome 4, bColStr4.1.hap1, whole genome shotgun sequence genome, TGATGGATGTAGATGACGCAGACTATTTTCTCTAGTAGGTAGTACTtgtaaaaatgtattctttaagaCTACAAAGAATAAACTGGACAAAAACGATTCATCACAAAATACTCTGGATATTTTATATAATCATTTGCAAACATGGCttttatggaaaaatatttgtgcTGTATTAAATAACACTATTACAGTGTTGTTATTTTCCATCCTGTTACACTCCAGTGTTGCACTCATTAAACTCCACTTAATGCCAGAGGAGAGACACCAGTAAATCAGACCCTGCAAATGCCTTCAGGAACTGTTTGTTTCAGTGGTTGCGAACTTGATGTCAATATGAGCAGAGTACACAGTGAATTTTGGCACCATTTAAGCGAGATTTTGACACCAATAGCTTAAACAAGCCTGTACTTCCTAGATAAAAATCTGTAATACTTCTCAGTAAAGGCATTCTACAAAATAACACACAGCTTATGCTGGAAGTAATGTTATATTTTCACCTTTTATATATTACCATAATATTAAAGGTAGATGAATAGATTCTAGTTTCATAGCAACAAGTTGTGTGCTTGCATTTGGATGTTTTTCAAAtcttttgctttcctccctTTCAGATCAGCCTAATTCTCTACACAGCTCTCAAGGTCTCATGACCAGTCAGGTTAATGAAGCCCTGTTTGCTGCCTCCTCTGAGAACCAGCCTGTTGAGAGCTGTGAGACCTCATTTACACCTCCTGATAATCTAGAAAGAAAACTTCAGCATGAATACAACTACCACGTATTTGGGAGCCGGATGGATAAGGCAGTTCCACCTGTAGTATACACTCctgaaatgagagagaaagaaaagagacgAAGAGTCTCCCATGATCCCTTTGTAaagccatctcctgcttctcaATGGAGTGAACCGCATCAAAGAGCTGAAAAAGCAGGATCAAACACTAATCCATATCCTTGGCCACAGCTCACTGCAACATTACCACAATGGGGAAACACAGATGCTTTTTATAAACCAAACAGTCTTCCAACAGGACACACAGAGGATCTCTATGGATTGTCTTCAGCCAATACCTTTAGCTTAAGTAAACCTCCTGTTCCGGAATCTGGCCTAAACCTACAGTCACAGACCAATGTGAACTGGTATCAAAAGAATGCAGATACAGATCCAGGTGAGATTCTTCATGCCCCAATACCTATGTTTCTGAAAATACAATTGTTCTCTAAAAATGAAGCGGTTTGTAGTTTATCTAACAACAGACCCACTTATTGCTAACAGTTGATCTGTAATGTAGCAAAGGTGAATTTATTTCATTAAGTTATCTGTTTACTTGAAGTTACTTCAGGTCACTAAAACATTCTGACTTTGACTTCGTGTCACTGCTTTCACCAATTTCAGGCTGTTAAGTTCAAGTGAACCATTTCTAAAGTATTGGTGCAATGGAGGAGAATCAGACCCAGTGCCTAACTCTTGAGCTACCAACCAAGTAATAGCAGATACTGCAATAGCAGCTACCAAAACAAAGATCTGCTACTTGTCATTTTGAGAAAGCATGGGAGAAGGCTCAAAAACGTAACATTCATACCACAGGTTCTGCTTGTGCAGAAACAACATTGGAGCATTTTGGAAATTACATAGGTATTTTTAGTTTGATTTGcagcaaggaaagagactcctgAGCTCAAGGAGCCAACAAGTAGCTAAGGTTCATGACTGGTTTCTCCAGAGAGCTTTGCCTGCTGCTGATAGGGAACTTCTGCCAGTACTTGCTAGTGAGCAGTGGAGTAGGAAGGTATTAAGACAAAGAGGGGAGAGAACACTAAGCATTGGCAAAAAAGTATGAATAAATGGTAATTAGAGACCTGTAAGATGTAACTTTTAGGAACCAGAGGTGGCATGAAAGATGTTAGCTTGCTCCTACTAAACATTGAATATTTTTAGTGTGGGATTCTTTTCCAGATTGTCTTACAAGAAAATCATGGATGCCTAGCTGTTTACAGACAGAATGccataaagctgttactctcaaATTACTTATGCAGAGGCTGTGATTAGTTGTTTATGTGAGTTTATTTGCCGAAATGAATCTGAGAGCTGTCATGTCAGAAAGCAGGATTCAGAAATGTCAACATCACTATTGAAGTAAAATCAtctgtttgaaaaagaaaacttactGCAATGGTGTGGCATGTATCATGCTGAGGTGCAGAAGACCTACGTTGCAACACTTCCATTGACCTGTCAAATGACCATAATCCAGCCACTGTTATTATCCCATCATGAGTTGCAGAGCTCACCTGTTGTTATCCAAATCAATGACTGCTACCAGCAGGAGATGCAGTAGTGTCCCGTGCCAGTCATAGGCAACATGCTAATACAGACCACAGCCAGTCTCTGCCCTAGGAGTCTGGAATTTTCCAGTTTGAATACCTGATATGAGGCAGCTCAGATCATAATTGTGCCGTGACCCCCACATGGCCATCTACTAGTCAGGTATTTTACACACTCACCTGGAAGCCCATTGCCCCAGCTGGGACACAAGGATGGCTAAGGCTATTATTAGTCACTTGGCAAAACTACAGTAAGGTCATTGCGTTAGCTGAAGTTATTCAAGGAGATACaattctgttactttaaaagttttttgtATTTAAGAGCACAAACCATGTACTTGTACTGTTAAAAATATGATAGTCATTTTTAAGTatatttcctttattatttACATAAAGCTTGTggctttttgttgttattttccCTCCATTTAGGTAACAAGGATTCCACTTTCACAAGGGGAACTTTTACCTATTATCCTATTGCATCCAGAGCAAGCACAGGTAAGTGCTGTAGCCTTCCTCTGTCCTGGTAGCCAACACGCTGTGCATTGCATCCTGATCAGTAAGGCAGAAAACTTCAAAAacctgaaatagtttttgttgCTTAATACCTTGAACCATAGCTGAAGTTATCAGTTCCAGTATGTAAAATTAATTCCTGTCTCTAGCAGGACTTGTACACACTATTAAATGTGTATTTGGTGTATTTGATTGTATTTTCATATTTAGCATAAAAAAACTTCAGGATATGAAGGCATTTTAAAGATTTCCTGTGCACCTGAACCAGtcattttcttaaattaaaCACCAAGCTGCTGTAACTATGAGTTTGTAAGTGGTTAACACTTAGAAAACTTGAAACAGGAAGTTTCTGTCTTCTTGTCTATACACCTCAAAGTCTTTAAATGATGACCCAAACATGACAAGCAAGCAAAGCGTAGAGGCTTGGGAAAGGAGACTTACAAGCAGAGTAACTTTTACTGTTAATATTGACAAAGCATTTGTACATGTTTCCATATCTTGTGCTAGATTCATTTTGTTACCAGataagaaaacagcaaagaaaatagCAAAAGTACAAGATTTCATCATTTTTTAGCTAAAAATAGGAATGAATTTCCTGGATCCttcacctcaaaaaaaaaagaaaggatataGGAATAGTATTTTGAGACATGATAAAATGCATTCATTTAATGCAACCTCTAGAACCTAATCATGCATACATATAAGTATTTATGACTACTGGTTTCAAGTTAACAAATATTAAATGCATTTGGTCAGATTTTTATACATGACCGTAAATTTCTACACTTCACGGTGCATTTGTATGTATAACAAGGATGTTTGTACATCTAACCATCATTTTCAGTGATGAAATACAGAGCTTGGTCTGTCATTTTAAGTATCTGTACTTCAATTTTTGACCCAGATTGTGATATTCACAATTTAAACTAGAGTTAAAACATTTAATGGTTTATTATCCAGAGTTCAGAAAATATTGtcaagagaataaaaaaacTGCCTAAGAACAGTCACTCACTTTTATGTTTTGTATGCAAATCAGACAACTGTAAGCAAAACACACCAAATTATGTGTTTAACTAATTACATACAAGTAAACCACAAATGCAAGCTACCAGAGGTGCATACAGTTTAGCTGTGCAATTAGTACACACACAGGTTGGGTTTTATTCCAGAGGATTTAGGCCTTAAAATAAAGAAGGGTTTTTTGGTTTctcagaaaacatttcagtcTTGCCTTAGAACCCAAAGTAcagaacaggggaaaaaaagaaattgagatAAATGTTATCACAGCAAACACTGAGTATGGAATATAGAAACCTTATGGGCAACTAGAAATGATTTTCTGTAGTCTCACAGAACTTTGAAGTCATAACTGTAAACCTGAACTTAAATCTATGAAAAGTAAAGCTGAGAAGCAGAAGCAGGCTTTAGTAGTCAAACAAAAAGTGCTTTCAAGTAAAGACTGATCTGAAGCTGAAAGccaacaaaaagagaggctgcTACTACACATTCCTAAAGTGCAGGGAACATTATATACAGTCTAGTAACTACCAGCATGTAAGGTTTGGTTATGGCAGTTTGTCACAGAATAGGATGGGCTTTCACTAAAGTATATTTGCATCACACTGCGTGATGAAAATATGCTCACAGCTGCCAGAAAATTGACATTTCTACATTAAAGGCAATAAAAGCATTTATTCACTCTACTAATTGGCAGAACCTTCTTCCTTCTTACCTCCTTCTCATGTTActtaatgacatttttaactaaatGCAGTTGTTTATAGAATTGTATTAAATTCTCTTGTGCAGAAGATTCAATCAAATACAACATAAGTAACAGTTCTGGAATTCAAATTGGATCCTACAATCAGATGAAGTTTGAAGACCACAATCAACACCTCAGCACTTCTCCTGTTGCTACAGAAGCAATCTATATGCATTATGAAGCAATGGGTATATTTGGTAAGAGAAAGATCTCCCTAGTTTTGATGTATTCTCCCCATGTATTTATCTGAGATAATTTGGTTTGGAATGTATGAAAGCAGTACAGCTTTCTCCCTCTGATAAGTGAGAAATAACTGCTACATACTTAAGAGTGTCTAAAACAAGGGTTCTGTACGGTTTTGTAGTATCACATACCTCATTTGTCCTGTATTTTCTTGACCTCTTATGATACGCCACATACAAGTATAGATGTATATTCATTAAGAACAAAAGGAATAACATCACTCAAATTGCTAGAAGCAAGGTTGCGATTGGTGGTCCTTACCTAGCTTATAGTTTAAACCATAGAACATCCCgagttggaaaggacccacAGAGTTCAGCACCTGACACCACACAGGGAAAGCTAAATGCTGAACGATTTCTCTAAGATCATTATCCACTGACACACTTGGggcattcattcattcaggtaGAAACtggaatattttgaaataatttattttctttgttcaaTACTGAATTAAGCTATCCCTGTATATTCCTAGATAAACAAATTAATATGTCCCAGAATATAAAACATACCATACGGATGTCAGTCAGTTGCACAAGAACTCCAGGAAGGAGCTTTTCAATTTTGCAGGTTTAAGTGACAAACTAGGATAGCCTGAGATAAAAGAGTAAGTTCAGCAACTGACCTGTGAGTACATGTGTTCTGACAGGGAGTTTCTTTCCTGGCATTATTGGGTTAATATTGCCTCTGTGAAACTCACTTCTGATTGAATTGCTAAAATTCCATCTCCAGATATTACCAATAAGTAGTTGGGAGAGGACTGGTGAGATAGCAAAAGGAGCAGAAGAAGTGCTAAACAATGTCATTTTCTTacatatgttttcattttgcagacAATTCTACTGTCCTGACTGAGAAACATCTGAATCTAGTGAGAGAAAAGTTGGCTAAACAGTGGAAACGCTGTGCTCGGAAACTGGGCTTCTGCGATCCCGAGATTGATGAAATTGATCATGACTATGAACGAGATGGactaaaagaaaaagtttacCAAATGCTGCTCAAGTGGGTAATGAGGGAAGGCTCCAAAGGTGCTACAGTTGGAAAGCTTGCCAAAGCCCTCTTCGGTTGCCAAAGACTGGATCTCCTCACTAGTTTGATGCAAATCAATGAGGAACAAGTTGACTGAGAACTGGGAGGAAATTAGggtattttttcctaaaagccTTCCAATAACAAGGAATAATTCCGAGTATACTTTCTGGAGCTCTCCTTTTTACACAGACTTTTTGGAACACTTTTATTCTGCCAAGTAGTTTTCAGTGAATACCTCCAGTAAATCAAAAAGTGAATCCTCTGGAAGGCCGATTGtcttgatttaaaataaaaaaaagcatcttccttctgattAAAATGATTGTCTGAAGATAACAACAACATCCAATACCAATATCAATTCATGGAAGAATGCATTATGCAAAATTTCTAGATTCTATCTTGAAACATGTTGGTACCCTTGTACAGTTCTGAACAAAAGTATGTCATTTCAGCAAAGCTGATATTTCGGTAATCATATGTGAAAGACTGACTCGCTCCTTGAAAAACTTGgacagaagacaaaaatcacCTCTTACATTTTGCCAAAAGTGCCATTGCTTACAAAGGTATCATCTCAGAGTGCTCCATGTCAatacaatattattttttaaatctttttacaATGTTTGTTAACTACAGATGTATAGAATTATGCAAAACAGCAgtgagaataaaaacaaaaatggtttTTGGCTGAAAAAGTATAATTGACAAAATACTCATCTTTAACAGGTGACATTCTGTTagatttttacagaaaaaaggctttatcatagaatggtaggggtttggaagggacctttagagatcatctagtccaacccttctgcagaagcaggttcacctacatcagatcgcataggaacatgtccaggtgggtcttgaagacctccaaggaaggagacttcacaacccctctgggcagcctctgccactgctccatcacctcaacagtgaaatagttttttcttgagtggaactttttgtgttccagcttcatcccattatcccttgtcctgatgctagctactatagaaaaaagggatgtcccaaccttgtCACACCCACcccttagatatttataaaggttaataagatctcccctcaatcttctccagattaaacagccccagttcccacagcctttcctcatatgaaagatattccagtcccctgatcatcttggtggccctgtgctggactttctccaacACTAAGTGCCAATTTTCTCATCTGCTTTCtgaaatagtgaaaaaaaattccatcaTTATGGAATTCAAAGTAAAAATTTGGGAATACCAGTGCTTTGAGAAGGGGGAGGTGCCTTACATGACAGAACACCTGTCCTCCTggttgctgcagcagcacagagcatgaCTAGTTTCTGAATCTCCTAGGCTGCATTTATCCTAATAGTTACATGTGCCTGGGAATGTTCCTGGGCACTGATGGTAACTGACATGCTGCAGCTTCCTGCCAAGATAGCAAACTCTTTAAACCTCAATAATAGTGTGCAAGGGCTATTTCACAGCACTGACATTGTGTTGAGGAGCCTGGAACAGCTCTTGAAGAAAGATGATGGTATCCCAGTGCTTGGCAATGTTCACTGCCACTCTAGTATTGACATCATCTCAGCATGCAAGATCTGTCAAAGAATGACTAGGCTGCAAGTTTTTATGCCCCAAGAATAATTATGTCAAATTCTTCCTCTTAAGGATGAAACCTCATGTTTTCATCAAATTTACAGGTATTTCCAGCAGTTACTTTGAACCAGTTCATTATTTATGCTGTAGATGAAGCAGTAAGTTTTCATTAGCTTATTATTATTGTCAAAAAAGCTACTAATTTAATATAAGTGGAGTTAGAATGGATTTCTGCTCCTTGACAGAGTAGCCATCATTTTAATGGAAGCAAAATGAAACTGGAATGACAGCAAGCACCAACATATTTGTCATCTTTAAACCTACTTGGCACAAGGCAATAGTGGAAATGGCCTCCAAAAGGGAGACTGTAGCCAAAATCAATACACAGAGAGTGTTTTCATCCACCTAAAAACTGGGGCGTTTATATATTCCTTGTTAATGCAAGCTAAATCCCATACTTTTCTCTCCATGGAGGTCAGCATGGAGTGTATCAGTATATACCAGTATTTATATTTTGAATTCCTCAGAATGTATTGCCTTGCTCTACTGTTTTAACTTAGGAACATGCTGCATTTTCTATAAACTCTGGAGTTTATATAGTTTTATATAGCTGTAGTTTTATGCTGATAAAAGACGTCATTCTCTAGTATAAATAAGTATACACTTTCCAGAAAtaataaattacttttcctGAAGCAGGTAGATAAATGGGAGTGGGAGGGTGTACTTTCCTGCATCAGTCCACATAGAGTTGCCACCACTACCAGCTACTATGTTATGTCATGaaacagatcatagaatcacagaatggtaggggttggaagggacctttagagatcatccagtccaacccccgaTAAAACAGATCCACCTGcatcatgtcacacaggaatgtgtccaggagggtttgaaaacctccagagaaggaaactcctcACTctccctccagagaaggaaactcctcactctccctgggcagccggtgccagggctccctaaCCCTCACAGGAaggtagtttttccttatgtttacatggaacattttgtgtttcagcttcatcccattaccccttgtcctgctgctagacaccaccaaaaaaagggctgccccagcctcctgacatccaccatttagatatttctaaatattaataagatccccccaccagtctcctcttttctaggcttaacagccccagttcccacagcctttcctcataaggaagacgctccagtcccctgatcatcttggtgtccctgcgctggactctccagcacttccctgtccctcctgagctgaggagcacagaactAGACAcatgactccagatgaggcctcaccagggcagagtaaagggagagcagaacctttcttgacctgctggtcacagtcttcttgatgcatctcagaatgccattggccttcttggccacaagggcacattgctggctcatgtttagtttattatcaaccggGACTCTcaagtctctctgcagagctgctctccagcaggtcacccccagcctgtaccggtgcatggggttgttccttcccagatgcaggacttggcacttgtccttgttgaaccttatgaggtttctctctacccaactctccagccgattgagatcccgctgaatggcagcacagccttctggggaatccgccagtcctcccagtttggtgtcatcagctaactcactgagggtacactctgtcccctcatccaggtcattgatgaaaatgttgaacaagactggccccagaaccgatccctgtggaactccactgggcacagacctccaactcaattctgtgccattgatcaccaccctcttggctctgtcattcagccagctctcgatccacttcACCgcccactcatccaagccacactgcctgagctttctgatgagtatgttatgggagacggtgtcaaaagccttgctgaagtcaaggtagatgatacccactgctctcccctcacctagccaggtggttatgcactcatagaaggctatcaggttggtcaaacaggatttccccgtGGTGAATCCACTTTGACtgcccttgataaccatcttttccttcatatgtttattaacaacTTTGAGGaagagttgttccatcacctttccagggacagAAGTGAGgttgacaggcctgtagtttcctgagtcgtccttcttgccctttatgaagactggagtgacattggcctttctccagtcctcagacaccttgTCTGTCCTCTACCAATGTTCAAATCTACAAAGTCCACTTATGTTCTAGTAAAATCCCCTACcctatttccattttttaagtATCACATAGCACAATGTGTAAATAAGGACTATAGCTATTTCTCCTATCATAAAATCCTTTTCTTATTTAGTACATAGAAAGCATATTCATTGTTCAGTCGGCATaaataaattgctttattttctctttttttttatttaaagaaagcaaGCCTGACCCTTATTGTTTCAGAACATAAGAACAATGAAGATGTAGAGCACAAACACAAATAATCTCAGAACAAGACTTAGACACAGGGCAATCCTAGAACTTTAAACTGGGATGTGAGAGATGAAGGCCATTTTAGCTTTGATGCTGTCAAACCCAATTCTAGACCAGTGCTCGTATTTCAGGTGATATTGTGGATAGTAAAGAAAACAATCACAAAACTGAACGCTAGAAACAATCTCTTTCAGGACAATGCTTACAGAACTTAATCACAGAGAAGAAGATTCAGCTTCCTGGGCAAAAAACACAGAAGTACTACAAGTTCTTTAGCATATTGTGAAAAACCACATAATAGGACCTAATGCCtggaagctgcagccaggcatGCCAAAATTAGAATACATCATTTAATAAGAAGGATGATTAACTACTGGAATGAACTACCCAGGGAGCCTGTGGATCCTCTTGATAGCTTTTAATTAAGAGCAGTCTTGCTTCTTTTGCTTCTTAAGATGGACATAGTAAAATggagttaaaaaaccccaaagttagTGCTTTCCCCAGCCTAAAAATTAAGAGTGGCATTAAATATGGCAGAGAGAGATCAACCCAATATTAGCTTATTGAGTTGCTCATTTTGTCTACCAGCTctcaagaaataaaatcaaaggaGAATTTGATTTTTGAAAAGCAACCTATGAGGACAGATCAAAAATGCAGGAAAGTGATGGGGCAAGGAAGAGACATGTATTATGGTGCAGATCAGATACTCTTCCtggcaaaagaaagaagagaaagggcAGACCACTAATTTCACGTCAAACTGTCAAGCTGTCAGCCTCAAGGACAGACGTGGCAGTTAAAAAGCAAActtacagagatttttttcataagATGGGTGAGACAAACCAGAGAGAAAAAGGCTGTGGGCTGTGGCAGCAgacctccttccccttcttctcTCTTTGAAGAACTTTCACAGTAGGTAAACTCATCTGCTTCTGCACAAAGACACTatgttttcctattttttaGAGCGTAAGAACTTTGAGACTTAGATTATGGTTTTATTGCTAGTTGAGTTCTGCTCACAAAAAGCACTAGTTTAGTTCCCTACCTGGAATTCTTGTGTTCTTTGGAATcacttgcttttgctttctcctttacTCTAGGCAACAAGTCTAGGAGCTTCTTCTATGGCAGCAAAGCTGTTCAACAGCAAACAATCAATCACTATTCAAGTACAGCCTCCATGCCATTGCTAACAGTCATTGTTACACAGCAGCCATTTTGTGCTGAAATTCTTGAATGCAGAGGGGATTAGAGTCCATTTAATTCAGAGCAATTTATTTAGTTAATTTTGTTACTCTGTCCCCATTAACAGTCTATAAGCAGCTAACAATGTTGGGGAATTTTTACTGCTTTCTAATAGTTGCTAACAATAGTTAACAATACTGAATGAGAAACTCAGAGATTACACTGTTGGAAGTGTTTGATATGCAAACTTTGAACTGAACTTGCAATATACAGCTCTTCTTCCTCAGAGGCCAGTTTCCAAGGAGAAGCAATACTCAAAAACTTGGCATGACCTTGCTGGTCATGCAGCTTTAAATAAAccatgctgcttctctctgatAGATTTTTCATCCTTATACTACTACTATAAACCTTCTTTCAGCCTTGGAGGCACATGGAAAAGAGAGTCAGAATCCGCAAGACTCTGAAACATGCCCAGCCATGTACATGGTGAGAAGAAGTTACACAGAAACAGTAGGAAGGATCATCCAGTACAAACAGGGCCACTGAAAGCTAAGAGCACTTGGGAGGGCTTTCTTCCCTGGATCATAGTGCCCTCTAGGcactttttccacctctttctCATCCCAGTCTCTAGAAACTACAAAAGTGCTCCCTGCAGCACTTGAGCATACCAATGAGCATCAGGAGTCAGCTGACTGATGCACATTTGTTCCTCACCACAAAACGCCATCCAGGGAAAGTGCAGCTCTCACACTCTGGTCTTAATACAGCCCCTGGGGAGATGGGAGGGGGGAAGTAAGGATCAGAAGAGGATCTAGGGTGCAGAGCTTAGAAGCTGTCATTGTGTTGGAGGAAGTATTGCCTATGAGTGAAATGAAAGAGACCAGACTCCTAAGTTATGTTTggtttccctctcctctcccattcCTCCTCAAAGTAGGTcacttcctttctcttcagcaCAGTTTCTTCATCTCTTCGGTACAGACACTAACTTCTGCCACAACTTAGATATGATCAGATAATAAGCATTAGAGCCTATAGAGCTCAGAGAGATGCTTGATGAGAGCCATTTGAGACAGAAATCCGCACTAATCGCCTTAACAAACCAGTAATACTGCTTGGGGTTTGAATGATGTTCTGCAATTCCTGAGCACCCCACACAAATCCCAAGTCGAGAGAATTAAATGCAGCACTGAAAGGGATCTCTGGGTCACCGAGTTCACAAAAATAGATTCCTACAACTCCTTCTGTAAACACAGCAAGAAGCATCTTCTAAATGTTACCTTTGCCCTCTCCAAGAGGGAagctttttctggttttgtaccAGAGGATTTGCAGTTAGTTTAGGTCTCTGAATCTAAAATGTCCTAAATATGAACAAATATGACTCTTAGATTTAAGGGATGGAGATCATACTTGATTTTGCAATGATGAGACCACGTCACATTGACATGTCTACACTTGTGCACTTCAGGTTTATAATACAGCATTTCCTGAACATATTAAAGGTGTGCAGATACCACTAAAGTTGACAGTTATCCTTTGCTAGAATAAGAAAAATACAGGcaaacataaagaaaacaattctTAACTGCATCTGTGTGTTATGTATCAACCTGAAATGTTCTTTAAGACAAGGTATCTGGGATCTTCTAATAGCTGTTCTGCTTTTCACAAAACATCCTTTTCTTTGCGATGTAAGTCCAGTTGTCCTCAATTTGACTCATACTCTAGCTAAATAGACTCCTGCTATAAAACTACATGCTGCTACTCTCCACATTTCATGGCTTCAAAAGTCACTTACAGAAATATCAGCATTTCCACACCTTTGTTCTGTATTGGGTGATTCATCA contains:
- the RIPK1 gene encoding receptor-interacting serine/threonine-protein kinase 1, with protein sequence MSLEDIHMSTQDLCEEQQLDAGGFGTISLCFHKKHGYVVLKKVYTGPQRTEYNASLLEEGKIMHRLQHDRVVKLLGIILEDGNYSLVMEYVDRGNMMKVLQKLSLPLSVKGRFVLEITEGMLYLHEQGFVHKDLKPENILVDTDFHIKIADLGVASFKNWSRLTQEETVRQKQMKSTCQNNAGTLFYMAPEHLRCLNVKPVEKSDVYSFGIVIWAIFANKEPYEHGINEAHICFGIINGNRPDIKEITGKCPEEVIELMKQCWEQESEKRPTFAEISQRYKPFYYENLGKSIEDDLNKLKKMWPESNELLSRMQSLQIDAAAEDASNGQVDQPNSLHSSQGLMTSQVNEALFAASSENQPVESCETSFTPPDNLERKLQHEYNYHVFGSRMDKAVPPVVYTPEMREKEKRRRVSHDPFVKPSPASQWSEPHQRAEKAGSNTNPYPWPQLTATLPQWGNTDAFYKPNSLPTGHTEDLYGLSSANTFSLSKPPVPESGLNLQSQTNVNWYQKNADTDPGNKDSTFTRGTFTYYPIASRASTEDSIKYNISNSSGIQIGSYNQMKFEDHNQHLSTSPVATEAIYMHYEAMGIFDNSTVLTEKHLNLVREKLAKQWKRCARKLGFCDPEIDEIDHDYERDGLKEKVYQMLLKWVMREGSKGATVGKLAKALFGCQRLDLLTSLMQINEEQVD